One genomic segment of Rhodopseudomonas sp. BAL398 includes these proteins:
- a CDS encoding c-type cytochrome translates to MTVTPGLGSMRRVAMGVMLIVAGQTVIARANGETPVPDVDSINSGRAIYEQHCASCHGANAEGAPNWQERDARGELPAPPHNAEGHTWRQLRCRSVRDGEQGLARSVQQV, encoded by the coding sequence ATGACGGTAACACCTGGACTCGGGTCGATGCGTAGGGTCGCGATGGGTGTGATGCTTATCGTGGCGGGTCAGACCGTCATCGCACGCGCGAATGGTGAAACGCCGGTGCCCGATGTCGACTCGATCAATTCAGGGCGGGCGATCTACGAACAACATTGCGCGTCGTGTCATGGCGCCAACGCTGAGGGGGCGCCAAATTGGCAGGAACGCGATGCGCGTGGCGAGCTTCCAGCGCCGCCGCACAATGCAGAAGGTCACACCTGGCGGCAACTCCGATGCCGCTCTGTACGAGATGGTGAGCAAGGGTTGGCGCGATCCGTTCAACAAGTCTAA